One segment of Campylobacter concisus DNA contains the following:
- the pseC gene encoding UDP-4-amino-4,6-dideoxy-N-acetyl-beta-L-altrosamine transaminase, protein MIPYSRQQITEEDIKAVTDALKDDILTGGQKVSKFEEELASYVGVKHVVIMNSATSALHVAYLSLGVKDGDEVITTPITFAATANAALMAGAQVKFCDVKANGNIDEEKIPALITPKTKVITAVDYGGNPVELDKIINLAKKHGIKVIDDASHALGSVQNGVKVGVKADISIFSFHPVKPITTLEGGALATNDDELARLARLYRSHGIAKTKLWDSDMSLLGYNYRITDVACALGLSQLKRLDGFIAKRNEIAKFYDEKFSGCEYFKTIKIPANTTSSRHLYPVLLDEKFWDKKEQIFEALLQKGVGVQVHYKPTYKFSFYKALLGEISLPNAEKFYSAELSIPCHHGMNVDDAKFVASTLFDVLKSFSEQK, encoded by the coding sequence ATGATCCCTTACAGCCGTCAGCAGATCACAGAAGAGGATATAAAGGCGGTCACAGATGCCTTAAAAGATGACATCTTAACAGGTGGCCAAAAGGTCAGTAAATTTGAAGAGGAGCTGGCAAGCTATGTTGGCGTAAAGCATGTTGTCATCATGAACTCAGCCACTTCGGCACTTCATGTAGCCTATCTAAGCCTTGGCGTAAAAGACGGCGATGAAGTGATCACGACACCTATCACCTTTGCAGCCACTGCAAATGCGGCTTTGATGGCAGGAGCACAGGTTAAATTTTGCGACGTAAAAGCAAATGGCAACATCGATGAAGAAAAAATTCCAGCTCTTATCACACCAAAAACAAAGGTGATAACTGCGGTTGATTACGGTGGTAATCCAGTGGAGCTAGATAAGATCATAAATTTAGCCAAAAAACACGGCATAAAAGTGATAGACGACGCCTCTCACGCCCTTGGTAGCGTGCAAAATGGCGTAAAAGTGGGCGTTAAGGCTGATATTAGCATATTTAGCTTTCACCCTGTAAAGCCTATCACCACGCTTGAGGGCGGCGCACTTGCCACAAACGACGATGAGCTAGCAAGACTTGCAAGGCTATATAGAAGCCACGGCATCGCTAAAACAAAGCTTTGGGATAGCGACATGAGCCTGCTTGGATACAACTACAGGATAACAGACGTGGCCTGCGCTTTGGGGCTTAGCCAGCTAAAAAGGCTGGACGGCTTTATCGCCAAAAGAAATGAGATAGCTAAATTTTATGATGAGAAATTTAGCGGGTGTGAATATTTTAAAACTATAAAAATCCCAGCAAATACAACTAGTTCAAGGCACCTATATCCAGTGCTTTTGGATGAGAAATTTTGGGATAAAAAAGAGCAAATTTTTGAAGCACTCTTGCAAAAAGGCGTTGGCGTGCAGGTACACTATAAGCCAACATATAAATTTAGCTTTTATAAAGCGCTTCTAGGCGAAATTTCACTGCCAAATGCGGAGAAATTTTATAGCGCTGAGCTTAGCATCCCATGCCATCACGGCATGAACGTGGATGATGCTAAATTTGTAGCTAGCACGCTTTTTGATGTGCTAAAAAGCTTTAGTGAGCAAAAATGA
- the pseI gene encoding pseudaminic acid synthase, whose translation MKIGNFDTDKKVFIIAELSANHSGSLKTAIDTIKAAKRAGADAIKLQTYTPNSLTLNSHLDDFVIKGGLWDKRNLYELYQEALTPKEWHAELFKVAKEEGLVCFSSPFCKDDANFLEQFNPPAYKIASFEVTDYDFVEFVAKKGKPIIISTGIAHEEEIRDVVQICKNACNSDIALLKCTSSYPAPLNGMNLKTIADMREKFGVEVGFSDHTLGVTAPVVAVSLGARIIEKHFILDKSVKSVDSAFSLDESEFALMTKCVREAEELLGVVSYELDEKAVLNRRFSRSLYASADIKKGEIFSEQNIRSVRPGYGLHPKFLKELIGKKAKRDIKFSERLTKEDLI comes from the coding sequence ATGAAAATAGGAAATTTTGATACAGACAAAAAGGTCTTTATAATAGCAGAGCTCTCCGCTAATCACAGCGGCAGCCTAAAAACGGCGATAGATACGATAAAGGCAGCTAAGCGCGCTGGAGCTGATGCGATAAAGCTTCAGACATATACGCCTAATAGTTTAACTCTAAATTCGCACCTAGATGATTTTGTCATAAAAGGCGGGCTTTGGGACAAGAGAAATTTATACGAGCTTTATCAAGAGGCGCTAACGCCAAAAGAGTGGCACGCCGAGCTTTTTAAAGTAGCAAAAGAAGAAGGGCTTGTCTGCTTTTCAAGCCCATTTTGCAAGGATGATGCCAACTTTTTAGAGCAGTTTAACCCACCAGCTTACAAGATCGCAAGCTTTGAGGTAACGGATTATGATTTTGTAGAATTTGTAGCCAAAAAAGGCAAGCCCATCATCATCTCAACTGGCATAGCCCATGAAGAAGAGATAAGAGATGTGGTACAAATTTGCAAAAATGCATGTAATAGTGACATCGCTCTTTTAAAATGCACTTCAAGTTACCCAGCGCCGCTAAATGGCATGAATTTAAAAACGATAGCTGATATGAGAGAGAAATTTGGCGTAGAGGTTGGCTTTTCAGATCACACACTAGGTGTGACAGCCCCAGTTGTTGCGGTTAGCCTGGGTGCTAGGATAATTGAAAAACATTTTATACTTGATAAAAGCGTAAAAAGCGTTGATAGCGCATTTAGCCTTGATGAGAGCGAATTTGCTCTTATGACAAAATGCGTTAGAGAGGCCGAAGAGCTTTTGGGCGTGGTAAGCTACGAGCTAGATGAAAAAGCGGTTTTAAACAGGAGATTTTCACGCTCGCTTTATGCAAGCGCAGATATAAAAAAAGGTGAAATTTTTAGCGAGCAAAATATAAGGAGTGTGCGCCCAGGGTACGGCCTGCACCCTAAATTTTTAAAAGAGCTGATCGGTAAAAAAGCAAAAAGAGATATAAAATTTAGCGAGAGATTAACAAAGGAGGATTTGATATGA
- a CDS encoding MATE family efflux transporter, whose amino-acid sequence MVNKIKDQNTKFFSNADLAKLFFPIAVEQFLEYSLGLANSLMAASVSESAVSAISLVEFVMALFISIFTAIATGGSVVASQYLGNKQSGNAKITANQLVWFSFIFALFIAVVIIVLKDIILDYVFGDIGEQVRHDASHYLVFSAISAPFLAVYAAAAAIFRTMSNAKLPMYIMAAANLLNVLLTAISIYTFHTGILGIAISTLIAKMLACFVIVYLLLDIRLKLHIRKSFIYKFDYEIIKKILNIGVPYGFENSMFYVGRIIVLSLVSLFGTASIAANAVGGTIVMFQVLPGMAIGTGLSVVISRCVGANDFAQAKFYVKKSMISIYIVQLFSTTVILLLLEPLLLVYNLSEEAIKLTRQIVWYHGIAMCLIWPLAYTYPTVFRAAGDAKYPMIVNLVCMFACRVILAYVFALTFDLGMIGTWFAMFADWAVKAVLFTIRYLKGTWMKFKAI is encoded by the coding sequence ATGGTAAACAAAATCAAAGATCAAAATACAAAATTTTTCTCAAATGCCGATCTTGCAAAGCTATTTTTCCCTATTGCGGTTGAGCAGTTTTTAGAGTATAGTCTAGGGCTTGCAAACTCGCTAATGGCAGCAAGTGTTAGTGAAAGCGCTGTAAGTGCGATTAGTCTTGTGGAATTTGTCATGGCGCTATTTATTAGCATTTTTACAGCTATCGCTACTGGCGGCTCAGTGGTTGCTAGCCAGTATCTAGGCAATAAACAAAGTGGCAATGCCAAAATCACAGCAAATCAGCTCGTTTGGTTTAGTTTTATCTTTGCCCTTTTTATCGCAGTGGTCATCATAGTTTTAAAAGATATTATCCTAGATTACGTCTTTGGCGATATTGGTGAGCAAGTAAGGCATGATGCTAGCCACTATCTTGTTTTCTCAGCTATTTCTGCACCATTTTTGGCTGTCTATGCAGCAGCTGCGGCGATCTTTCGCACGATGTCAAACGCAAAGCTGCCTATGTATATTATGGCAGCTGCAAATTTATTAAACGTATTGCTCACTGCCATTAGTATTTATACATTTCATACTGGTATTTTAGGTATTGCCATCAGTACGCTTATAGCCAAGATGCTTGCTTGCTTTGTTATAGTCTATTTGCTTCTTGATATAAGGCTAAAACTTCACATAAGAAAGAGCTTTATCTATAAATTTGACTATGAGATCATCAAGAAAATTTTAAATATCGGTGTACCTTATGGCTTTGAAAATTCGATGTTTTATGTGGGTCGCATCATCGTTTTGAGCCTTGTTTCACTTTTTGGCACGGCAAGTATCGCTGCAAATGCCGTGGGAGGGACGATCGTGATGTTTCAAGTGCTCCCTGGCATGGCGATAGGCACAGGACTTAGTGTAGTTATCTCAAGGTGCGTTGGCGCAAACGACTTTGCTCAGGCTAAATTTTACGTAAAAAAATCGATGATAAGCATCTATATTGTCCAGCTTTTTAGCACAACAGTAATTTTGCTTTTACTTGAGCCATTGCTTCTTGTTTATAATCTCTCAGAAGAAGCCATAAAATTAACAAGGCAGATCGTCTGGTATCACGGTATCGCTATGTGTCTTATTTGGCCACTTGCCTACACATATCCGACCGTTTTTCGTGCTGCAGGGGATGCTAAATATCCGATGATTGTAAATTTAGTTTGTATGTTTGCTTGTAGAGTCATCTTGGCCTATGTCTTTGCACTTACATTTGATCTTGGTATGATAGGTACTTGGTTTGCAATGTTTGCTGACTGGGCTGTAAAGGCGGTGCTTTTTACTATTAGATACTTAAAAGGCACATGGATGAAATTTAAAGCTATTTAA
- a CDS encoding DUF3737 family protein produces the protein MQERNAEIFTGERAMFGAKSINFTNCIFEDGESPLKHSSNLKLNECVFAYKYPLWYANDITLNGGYLESLARAGMWYSANLSFKGVVINAPKSFRKSSQISLENINFSDASETLWGCTDVKIKNVFAKGDYFGANSENLEVDGLSLDGNYCFDSCKNLCITNSKLISKDAFWNCENVIAQNCLISGEYLAWNSKNVTLVNCTIKSLQALCYVENLVVKDCIFMDTSLAFEYSSVDVSTSGAIKSIKNPKSGVIRAAKIDEIIIDESLVDTKGIKIIITEK, from the coding sequence ATGCAAGAGAGAAATGCAGAAATTTTTACTGGCGAGCGTGCAATGTTTGGGGCAAAAAGTATAAATTTTACAAACTGTATCTTTGAAGATGGCGAGTCGCCGCTAAAACACAGCTCAAATTTAAAGCTAAATGAGTGCGTTTTTGCCTACAAATATCCACTTTGGTACGCAAATGATATCACGCTAAATGGCGGATACTTGGAGTCTCTAGCAAGGGCTGGCATGTGGTACAGCGCAAATTTAAGCTTCAAAGGCGTGGTCATCAATGCTCCAAAAAGCTTTAGAAAAAGCTCGCAAATTTCGCTAGAAAATATAAATTTTTCAGATGCTAGTGAAACACTTTGGGGATGCACGGATGTGAAGATAAAAAATGTCTTTGCAAAAGGGGATTACTTCGGGGCAAATAGCGAAAATTTAGAGGTTGACGGGCTAAGCTTAGACGGCAACTACTGCTTTGATAGTTGCAAAAATCTTTGCATCACAAACTCAAAGCTCATTTCAAAAGATGCATTTTGGAACTGCGAAAATGTGATCGCGCAAAACTGCCTAATCTCAGGCGAATATCTAGCTTGGAACTCAAAAAATGTGACACTTGTAAACTGCACGATAAAGAGCTTGCAAGCACTTTGTTACGTGGAAAATTTGGTCGTAAAAGATTGCATTTTTATGGATACGAGTCTTGCGTTTGAGTACTCAAGTGTCGATGTAAGCACAAGCGGAGCGATAAAAAGCATAAAAAATCCAAAAAGTGGCGTGATAAGAGCAGCAAAGATAGATGAGATCATCATCGATGAAAGTTTAGTGGATACTAAAGGTATTAAGATAATTATTACTGAAAAATAA
- the pseB gene encoding UDP-N-acetylglucosamine 4,6-dehydratase (inverting) encodes MFNDKSILITGGTGSFGKKYTEILLKKYKPRRLVIYSRDELKQYEMAQMFKDKAMRFFIGDVRDYKRLRTAMNGIDYVIHAAAMKHVPIAEYNPMECIKTNIDGAQNVIDASLECGVSKVIALSTDKACNPVNLYGATKLASDKLFVAANNIVGDKKTRFSVVRYGNVVGSRGSVVPLFKKLIAQGEKELPITHEKMTRFWITLEQGVNFVLKNFERMKGGEIFIPKIPSMTMVDLAKALAPDLGVKIIGIRPGEKMHEMMISRDDAHLTYEFDDYYVISPSIQFLTAQDFSTNALHQKGKPVSEDFEYSSNTNKIWLDRAGLLEMIGDAK; translated from the coding sequence ATGTTTAATGATAAATCAATACTAATTACCGGCGGAACAGGAAGTTTTGGTAAAAAATACACCGAAATTTTGTTAAAAAAATACAAGCCAAGAAGGCTAGTAATCTACTCACGCGATGAGCTAAAACAATACGAAATGGCCCAAATGTTTAAAGACAAGGCTATGCGCTTTTTCATCGGCGACGTGAGGGACTATAAGCGCTTAAGAACCGCGATGAATGGCATAGACTATGTCATCCACGCAGCTGCGATGAAACACGTACCAATCGCAGAATATAACCCAATGGAGTGCATCAAAACAAACATTGACGGCGCTCAAAACGTCATCGACGCCTCTTTGGAGTGTGGCGTTAGCAAGGTAATCGCTCTCTCAACTGACAAGGCGTGCAACCCTGTAAATTTATACGGAGCTACAAAACTGGCCAGCGATAAGCTCTTTGTCGCTGCAAATAACATTGTTGGAGATAAAAAGACAAGATTTAGCGTCGTAAGATATGGAAACGTCGTTGGCTCTCGTGGCTCAGTCGTACCACTCTTTAAAAAACTGATCGCGCAAGGCGAAAAAGAGCTTCCTATCACACATGAGAAGATGACAAGATTTTGGATCACGCTTGAACAAGGTGTAAATTTCGTCCTTAAAAATTTTGAGAGGATGAAAGGTGGCGAAATTTTCATACCAAAGATCCCATCTATGACGATGGTCGATCTTGCAAAAGCCCTTGCACCAGACCTTGGCGTCAAGATCATAGGCATTCGCCCAGGAGAAAAGATGCATGAGATGATGATCTCAAGAGATGATGCGCATCTTACATACGAATTTGATGATTACTACGTTATTAGTCCATCTATCCAGTTTTTAACAGCGCAGGACTTCTCGACAAATGCTCTTCATCAAAAGGGCAAACCAGTGAGCGAGGACTTTGAATATAGCTCAAATACAAATAAAATTTGGCTAGATAGAGCAGGTCTTCTTGAGATGATAGGAGATGCTAAATGA
- the accB gene encoding acetyl-CoA carboxylase biotin carboxyl carrier protein: MKKEDIKELIEFFNDMEMNHIKIKSGDFEVELEKFSDYCAPAKPAAQAPAPAPVNVVVNSEVKPAANSPKDSIKSPMVGTFYAAPSPGAAPFVKVGQRVRKGDVVGIIEAMKIMNEIEAEFDCQITEMLVSDGQPVEFGLPLFGVEKN; this comes from the coding sequence ATGAAAAAAGAAGATATAAAAGAGCTTATCGAATTTTTTAATGATATGGAGATGAATCATATCAAAATAAAAAGTGGTGATTTTGAGGTAGAGCTTGAAAAATTTTCAGATTATTGCGCGCCTGCTAAACCAGCAGCACAAGCACCAGCTCCAGCACCTGTAAATGTAGTCGTTAATTCAGAGGTAAAACCAGCTGCAAACTCGCCAAAAGATAGCATAAAATCTCCTATGGTAGGTACTTTCTATGCCGCTCCAAGCCCAGGTGCCGCTCCATTTGTAAAAGTAGGTCAAAGAGTAAGAAAAGGCGATGTAGTAGGCATCATCGAGGCTATGAAGATAATGAACGAGATCGAGGCTGAGTTTGACTGCCAGATCACTGAGATGCTAGTCTCTGACGGACAGCCAGTTGAGTTTGGATTGCCGTTATTTGGCGTGGAGAAAAATTAA
- the pseG gene encoding UDP-2,4-diacetamido-2,4,6-trideoxy-beta-L-altropyranose hydrolase, whose translation MKEFKGLPLLKTLVRADSSSKIGHGHIRRDLLLAKKFSDISFASLRLEGDIFDEINYPKFTLRSGEIDELCELIKDNKFELLIIDHYGFSFEDERAIKEKTGVKILSFDDTYEKHFADYILNVNLYAQKVRYERLVEKGCKVFCGSEFLLVRDEFYEEAQVKREKIYDYAIILGGTDISGLSAKISEKLLLKKLKTAVITTSGNKNLSALKELSSKSENFNLFVDSKSVARLMNEAKMLIITASSLVNEAYVLGAKFKAICVADNQKEIFAWLKENGYEAYWGDEICLSL comes from the coding sequence TTGAAAGAATTTAAAGGACTCCCACTGCTAAAAACGCTCGTGCGCGCTGATAGTAGCAGCAAGATAGGGCATGGGCACATCAGGCGAGACCTTTTGCTTGCTAAAAAATTTAGCGACATCTCATTTGCATCTTTAAGGCTTGAAGGTGACATTTTTGATGAGATAAACTACCCCAAATTTACCCTAAGAAGTGGCGAGATAGATGAGCTTTGTGAGCTTATAAAAGATAATAAATTTGAACTTCTCATCATCGACCACTACGGCTTTAGCTTTGAAGATGAAAGAGCTATAAAAGAAAAAACTGGCGTTAAAATTTTATCATTTGACGACACTTACGAGAAACATTTTGCAGACTACATTTTAAACGTAAATTTATATGCGCAAAAGGTAAGATATGAGAGGCTTGTAGAAAAAGGTTGTAAGGTATTTTGCGGAAGTGAGTTTTTGCTAGTTAGAGATGAGTTTTATGAAGAAGCACAGGTAAAAAGGGAGAAAATTTACGACTACGCTATCATTCTTGGAGGCACTGATATCTCAGGACTAAGTGCTAAAATTTCAGAAAAACTGCTTCTTAAAAAGCTAAAAACAGCCGTCATAACAACTAGCGGAAATAAAAATTTAAGCGCCCTAAAAGAGCTATCAAGCAAGAGCGAAAATTTTAACCTTTTTGTAGATAGCAAAAGCGTAGCAAGGCTGATGAATGAAGCCAAAATGCTCATCATAACAGCAAGCTCACTTGTAAATGAAGCTTACGTTTTGGGAGCCAAATTTAAAGCCATTTGCGTAGCGGATAATCAAAAAGAGATCTTTGCTTGGCTAAAAGAAAATGGATATGAAGCTTACTGGGGAGATGAAATTTGCTTGAGCTTATAA
- a CDS encoding CsgG/HfaB family protein translates to MKNVFKIGAVLLTAALFAGCASESSRVVETPKVASYGTVYNGQKISVSIGRFNNQSAYQNGIFADGEDRLGNQAQSILITNLQQSGRFLVLDRSNMKVIKQESELSKTVQNLKGARYVITGDVTEFGRKTTGDHQLFGILGKGKQQTAYSKVNLNIVDTKTAEVVYSVSGAGEYTLSNREIIGFGGTAGYDSTLNGKVLSLAIIEAVNNLVNGIESGAWQVK, encoded by the coding sequence ATGAAAAATGTATTTAAAATTGGTGCAGTTTTGCTTACGGCAGCTCTTTTTGCTGGATGTGCGAGTGAGAGCTCAAGGGTTGTTGAGACTCCAAAAGTAGCAAGCTATGGCACAGTTTACAATGGTCAAAAAATTTCAGTTTCGATAGGTCGATTTAATAATCAATCAGCTTACCAAAATGGTATATTTGCTGATGGCGAGGATAGGCTTGGTAACCAAGCTCAAAGCATTTTGATCACAAATTTACAGCAAAGTGGTAGATTTTTGGTGCTTGATAGATCAAATATGAAAGTGATCAAACAAGAGAGCGAGCTAAGTAAAACCGTTCAAAATCTAAAAGGCGCAAGATACGTGATAACCGGTGATGTAACCGAGTTTGGACGAAAAACTACGGGTGATCATCAGCTATTTGGCATACTTGGCAAAGGCAAGCAACAAACTGCCTATTCAAAGGTAAATTTAAATATCGTTGATACCAAAACAGCTGAGGTTGTCTATTCGGTTAGCGGTGCTGGCGAATACACCCTTTCAAACAGAGAGATCATAGGCTTTGGCGGCACAGCAGGATACGACTCTACGCTAAATGGCAAGGTTTTAAGTCTAGCTATTATTGAAGCGGTAAATAATCTAGTAAATGGCATAGAAAGTGGAGCATGGCAAGTAAAATAA
- the pseF gene encoding pseudaminic acid cytidylyltransferase — MICIIPARGGSKRIPGKNIKDFLGKPLIAYSIEAALNSKVFNEVIVSTDDEMITNVAIEFGASVPFFRDASLSDDYATSTDVIKDAIGRVNSSFSDVCCLYATAPLITAEILKEAAGEFKKHECKFLFSATAFDFPIQRAIKLDENTRVSMFYPQFEKTRSQDLEPAFHDAGAFYFGKKEAWLECSALFAPHSKAYLLPRNLVCDIDTIEDFEFAKKLYLINNGKI; from the coding sequence ATGATCTGCATCATCCCAGCAAGAGGCGGCAGCAAGAGAATACCTGGCAAAAATATCAAAGACTTTTTAGGCAAGCCTTTAATCGCATATAGCATCGAGGCCGCGCTAAATTCTAAAGTTTTTAACGAAGTGATCGTAAGCACCGATGACGAAATGATCACAAATGTGGCTATAGAATTTGGAGCTAGCGTGCCATTTTTTAGAGATGCGAGCCTAAGCGATGACTACGCGACAAGCACTGACGTGATAAAAGACGCGATAGGGCGCGTAAATTCTAGCTTTAGTGACGTCTGCTGTCTTTACGCGACAGCGCCGCTTATAACGGCTGAAATTTTAAAAGAGGCCGCAGGAGAGTTTAAAAAGCATGAGTGTAAATTTTTATTTTCAGCAACTGCGTTTGATTTTCCTATACAAAGGGCGATAAAACTTGATGAAAACACTAGAGTTAGCATGTTTTACCCGCAGTTTGAAAAGACGCGCTCGCAAGATCTTGAGCCTGCGTTTCATGACGCTGGGGCATTTTATTTTGGCAAAAAAGAGGCTTGGCTGGAGTGTAGTGCTTTGTTTGCGCCACACTCAAAGGCGTATTTGCTGCCAAGAAATTTAGTCTGTGACATCGACACGATAGAGGATTTTGAGTTTGCTAAAAAGCTTTATTTGATAAATAATGGAAAGATTTGA
- the dcd gene encoding dCTP deaminase codes for MGLKSDSWIRKMSVEKNMIVPFAEEQVGRGVVSYGVSSYGYDIRVGDEFKIFTNIGGTVVDPKNFDEKNVVDFKGDVCIVPPNSFALARTIEYFNMPDNVLAICLGKSTYARCGIIVNVTPFEPGFKGHITIEISNTTPLPAKIYANEGIAQVLFIEGDEPCEVTYADKNGKYQAQEGITLPRILK; via the coding sequence ATGGGCTTAAAATCAGACTCTTGGATAAGAAAAATGTCGGTTGAGAAAAATATGATAGTGCCATTTGCCGAGGAGCAGGTGGGTCGCGGCGTGGTGAGCTACGGAGTATCTAGCTACGGCTACGATATCCGCGTGGGCGACGAGTTTAAAATTTTTACAAACATCGGCGGAACCGTAGTCGATCCGAAAAATTTCGATGAAAAAAACGTGGTAGACTTTAAAGGCGATGTCTGCATCGTACCACCAAATTCATTCGCTCTAGCGCGCACTATCGAGTACTTTAACATGCCAGATAACGTACTAGCCATCTGCCTTGGTAAAAGCACATATGCAAGGTGCGGCATCATCGTAAACGTCACGCCTTTTGAGCCGGGATTTAAGGGGCATATCACGATAGAAATTTCAAACACGACGCCACTTCCTGCAAAAATTTATGCGAACGAAGGCATCGCGCAGGTGCTATTTATCGAGGGCGATGAGCCTTGCGAGGTAACCTATGCTGATAAAAATGGTAAATACCAAGCCCAAGAAGGCATCACACTGCCAAGAATTTTGAAGTAA
- the pseH gene encoding UDP-4-amino-4,6-dideoxy-N-acetyl-beta-L-altrosamine N-acetyltransferase, with product MLELINFTSLNGEQKLMVLKWRNDERIAKFMKNKSVGKEEHFAFLERLKSIQDKIYFLVKDESEFIGVISFVDITKESCEFGVYKNPELRGVGKKLLDLIKNYAFFTLEVGSLKAKAYNNNEKALALYKNFGFRIYAKDGEFSYLELKNKTD from the coding sequence TTGCTTGAGCTTATAAATTTTACCTCGCTTAATGGCGAGCAAAAGCTGATGGTGTTAAAGTGGCGAAACGACGAGCGGATAGCTAAATTTATGAAAAATAAAAGCGTTGGCAAAGAGGAGCATTTTGCTTTTTTAGAGAGATTAAAGAGCATTCAAGATAAGATTTATTTTCTAGTAAAAGATGAGAGCGAATTTATCGGAGTGATAAGCTTTGTTGATATTACGAAAGAAAGTTGTGAATTTGGCGTTTATAAAAATCCGGAGCTAAGAGGCGTGGGTAAAAAACTGCTTGATCTCATAAAAAACTACGCTTTTTTTACATTAGAGGTTGGCTCGCTAAAGGCAAAAGCTTATAATAACAACGAAAAAGCGCTCGCACTTTATAAAAATTTTGGCTTTAGGATCTATGCAAAAGATGGTGAATTTAGCTATCTTGAGCTTAAAAATAAAACGGACTAA
- a CDS encoding acetyl-CoA carboxylase biotin carboxylase subunit, with the protein MELKRILIANRGEIALRALRTIKEMGKEAVVVYSTADKDALYVKYADVAICIGKERSSDSYLNIPAIISAAEISEADAIFPGYGFLSENQNFVEICSHHKIKFIGPSVAAMALMSDKSKAKQVMQRAGVPVIPGSDGAVADTKAAKELAKKIGYPVILKAAAGGGGRGMRVVEKEADLEKAFWSAESEAMSAFGDGTMYMEKYILNPRHIEVQVIGDSHGNVLHIGERDCSMQRRHQKLIEESPAILLDEKTRERLHETAIKAAKAIGYEGAGTFEFLVDKNLDFYFIEMNTRLQVEHTVSEMVSGLDIIELMIKVAEGETLPSQESIELKGHAIECRITAEDPNTFTPCPGKITKYVCPGGRNVRMDSHIYQDYSIPPYYDSMIGKLVVWDTDRNRAIHKMKVALDQLIINGIKTTKDFHIAMMENKDFLSNNYDTNYLSRH; encoded by the coding sequence ATGGAATTAAAAAGAATTTTAATCGCAAACCGAGGCGAGATCGCCCTTCGTGCTTTGCGAACGATAAAGGAGATGGGTAAAGAAGCCGTTGTAGTCTATTCAACCGCTGATAAAGACGCACTTTACGTAAAATATGCCGACGTAGCCATTTGCATCGGCAAAGAGCGCTCAAGCGACAGCTATCTAAATATCCCAGCTATCATAAGTGCAGCTGAGATCAGCGAAGCAGACGCTATTTTTCCTGGTTATGGCTTTCTAAGTGAAAATCAAAATTTTGTTGAAATTTGCTCACACCACAAGATCAAATTTATAGGACCAAGTGTCGCTGCAATGGCTTTAATGAGTGATAAAAGTAAGGCAAAGCAAGTCATGCAAAGAGCTGGCGTACCAGTCATACCTGGCTCAGACGGTGCTGTGGCTGACACAAAAGCAGCAAAAGAGTTAGCTAAAAAGATAGGCTATCCAGTCATATTAAAAGCTGCAGCAGGTGGTGGCGGACGTGGTATGCGCGTGGTTGAAAAAGAGGCTGATTTAGAAAAAGCATTTTGGTCTGCTGAGAGCGAGGCGATGAGTGCATTTGGCGATGGCACAATGTATATGGAAAAATATATCCTAAACCCACGCCACATCGAAGTTCAAGTAATTGGCGATAGCCATGGCAATGTGCTTCATATCGGTGAGCGTGATTGCTCTATGCAGCGTCGCCACCAAAAGCTGATCGAAGAGAGTCCAGCTATTCTGCTTGACGAAAAGACAAGAGAGAGACTTCACGAAACTGCCATAAAGGCGGCAAAAGCGATCGGCTACGAGGGAGCTGGTACGTTTGAGTTTTTGGTTGATAAAAATTTAGACTTTTATTTCATTGAGATGAATACAAGACTTCAAGTTGAACACACAGTGAGCGAAATGGTAAGCGGACTTGATATTATCGAGCTTATGATAAAAGTGGCTGAAGGCGAGACACTACCATCACAAGAGAGCATTGAGCTAAAAGGTCATGCGATCGAGTGCAGGATAACAGCTGAAGATCCAAATACATTTACGCCGTGTCCTGGAAAGATCACAAAATATGTCTGCCCAGGTGGCCGCAATGTAAGAATGGATAGCCATATCTATCAAGACTACTCGATACCGCCGTATTACGATAGTATGATCGGCAAACTTGTGGTTTGGGACACTGATAGAAATAGGGCGATCCATAAGATGAAAGTAGCTCTTGATCAGCTCATAATAAATGGCATCAAAACAACAAAAGATTTTCACATCGCTATGATGGAAAACAAAGACTTTTTAAGCAATAACTACGATACAAATTATCTTTCAAGACACTAA